From a region of the Salarias fasciatus chromosome 6, fSalaFa1.1, whole genome shotgun sequence genome:
- the LOC115390666 gene encoding beta-1,3-N-acetylglucosaminyltransferase lunatic fringe-like isoform X2, which translates to MWKPVGGSRIAVGPAGPRPAAAAAAVTCLLLTGMLLLTGGHPGGATAAESPSPGAKVFSTYFKRLTREKRAAGGPPRSSAPPGPLERLSAADLFIAVKTTGRYHRQRLELLLDTWISRSLPQTYVFTDGEDEGLRRRMGSHLINTNCSAAHNRQALSCKMALEYDAFINSGKKWFCHVDDDNYLNVGPLLELLSRYSHSQDVYIGRPSLERPIEATEKLHTTEMKQARFWFATGGAGFCLSRGVALKMKPWASDGAFMTTAEHIRLPDDCTVGYIVEALLGASLTRCPLFHSHLENLALVSDINKQVTLSYGTMENSRNTVNVKGPFSVKEDPTSDSYSSAVSPPYEVKYDVA; encoded by the exons ATGTGGAAGCCTGTCGGCGGGTCGCGGATCGCCGTCGGCCCGGCGGGACctcgccccgccgccgccgccgccgcggtcacctgcctgctgctCACCGGGATGCTGCTGCTCACCGGCGGACACCCGGGCGGCGCCACCGCGGCGGAGTCTCCTTCTCCCGGGGCAAAAGTTTTCTCCACGTATTTCAAGAGGCTGACCCGGGAGAAGAGAGCGGCCGGCGGGCCGCCGCGGAGCAGCGCTCCCCCCGGGCCGCTGGAGCGTCTGTCCGCCGCGGACCTCTTCATCGCGGTGAAGACCACCGGGAGGTATCACCGgcagaggctggagctgctgctggacacctggaTCTCCAGGAGCCTGCCGCAG ACGTACGTGTTCACTGATGGAGAGGACGAGGGGCTGAGGAGAAGGATGG GCTCTCACCTGATCAACACCAACTGCTCTGCAGCGCACAACCGTCAAGCCCTGTCCTGTAAAATGGCTCTGGAGTATGACGCTTTCATCAACTCTGGGAAGAA GTGGTTCTGTCACGTTGACGATGACAACTACCTGAACGTCGGtcccctgctggagctgctgtctcggTACAGCCACTCTCAGGACGTGTACATCGGCCGGCCCAGCCTGGAACGACCCATCGAGGCCACGGAGAAGCtccacaccactgaaatg aaacagGCGCGTTTCTGGTTCGCCACAGGAGGAGCGGGCTTCTGTCTGAGCCGCGGCGTCGCTCTCAAGATGAAGCCGTGGGCGAG TGACGGCGCCTTCATGACCACGGCCGAACACATTCGCCTGCCTGACGACTGCACGGTGGGATACATCGTGGAGGCTCTGCTCGGGGCCAGCCTCACCCGCTGCCCGCTGTTCCACTCCCACCTGGAGAATCTGGCACTGGTGTCTGACATCAACAAGCAG GTCACTCTCAGCTACGGCACCAtggagaacagcaggaacactgTGAATGTGAAAGGACCATTCTCAGTTAAAGAAGATCCCACCAG TGACTCATACAGCTCTGCTGTGTCTCCTCCGTACGAAGTTAAATACGATGTGGCATaa
- the LOC115390666 gene encoding beta-1,3-N-acetylglucosaminyltransferase lunatic fringe-like isoform X1: MWKPVGGSRIAVGPAGPRPAAAAAAVTCLLLTGMLLLTGGHPGGATAAESPSPGAKVFSTYFKRLTREKRAAGGPPRSSAPPGPLERLSAADLFIAVKTTGRYHRQRLELLLDTWISRSLPQTYVFTDGEDEGLRRRMGSHLINTNCSAAHNRQALSCKMALEYDAFINSGKKWFCHVDDDNYLNVGPLLELLSRYSHSQDVYIGRPSLERPIEATEKLHTTEMKQARFWFATGGAGFCLSRGVALKMKPWASDGAFMTTAEHIRLPDDCTVGYIVEALLGASLTRCPLFHSHLENLALVSDINKQVTLSYGTMENSRNTVNVKGPFSVKEDPTRFRSVHCLLYPDTPWCPSPRRL, from the exons ATGTGGAAGCCTGTCGGCGGGTCGCGGATCGCCGTCGGCCCGGCGGGACctcgccccgccgccgccgccgccgcggtcacctgcctgctgctCACCGGGATGCTGCTGCTCACCGGCGGACACCCGGGCGGCGCCACCGCGGCGGAGTCTCCTTCTCCCGGGGCAAAAGTTTTCTCCACGTATTTCAAGAGGCTGACCCGGGAGAAGAGAGCGGCCGGCGGGCCGCCGCGGAGCAGCGCTCCCCCCGGGCCGCTGGAGCGTCTGTCCGCCGCGGACCTCTTCATCGCGGTGAAGACCACCGGGAGGTATCACCGgcagaggctggagctgctgctggacacctggaTCTCCAGGAGCCTGCCGCAG ACGTACGTGTTCACTGATGGAGAGGACGAGGGGCTGAGGAGAAGGATGG GCTCTCACCTGATCAACACCAACTGCTCTGCAGCGCACAACCGTCAAGCCCTGTCCTGTAAAATGGCTCTGGAGTATGACGCTTTCATCAACTCTGGGAAGAA GTGGTTCTGTCACGTTGACGATGACAACTACCTGAACGTCGGtcccctgctggagctgctgtctcggTACAGCCACTCTCAGGACGTGTACATCGGCCGGCCCAGCCTGGAACGACCCATCGAGGCCACGGAGAAGCtccacaccactgaaatg aaacagGCGCGTTTCTGGTTCGCCACAGGAGGAGCGGGCTTCTGTCTGAGCCGCGGCGTCGCTCTCAAGATGAAGCCGTGGGCGAG TGACGGCGCCTTCATGACCACGGCCGAACACATTCGCCTGCCTGACGACTGCACGGTGGGATACATCGTGGAGGCTCTGCTCGGGGCCAGCCTCACCCGCTGCCCGCTGTTCCACTCCCACCTGGAGAATCTGGCACTGGTGTCTGACATCAACAAGCAG GTCACTCTCAGCTACGGCACCAtggagaacagcaggaacactgTGAATGTGAAAGGACCATTCTCAGTTAAAGAAGATCCCACCAG ATTCAGGTCTGTCCATTGTCTGCTGTACCCAGACACCCCGTGGTGCCCCAGCCCCCGGCGGCTTTGA